One window of Microcoleus vaginatus PCC 9802 genomic DNA carries:
- a CDS encoding S-layer homology domain-containing protein, with product MSVLHRIKSGTSVLLTLGTVAGTAAPMLAPAPSFAQTAFSDVNNNYWAKYFIQDLSERGIIKGFPDGSFRPDAPVTRAEFAAMIRSVKKAKTRAAVRFADVPSNFWASGAIAEAYEMGWMSGYPGNVFRPTQQIPRVQVVVALNNGMGYEPKCDFQDVLSYYNDAGEIQSYAVKSVAAATEKQLVVSYPSPKSLKPNKSATRAEVAAFIYQTLVSTNQARAINSPYIAKIDVSESVAVQIPRGVTIPIEYTKGKILLGPNDKSPITLTVAADITGDNGQVLIPEGSKISGELRSTASGVQFVAQELSIINGSRVPLNATSQVITKKETVTKGVNVGNLVKNTALGAAAAAAIAGVTGDRAIATEEVLGGAGIGTLIGVFLGRDKVDLYAVNPDTDLDLLLNSDLVVGTASTDICSAR from the coding sequence ATGTCTGTATTACATCGCATCAAATCCGGTACATCTGTTTTATTAACCTTGGGAACCGTTGCCGGAACCGCAGCGCCGATGCTAGCTCCCGCGCCTTCTTTTGCTCAGACAGCTTTTTCGGATGTTAATAATAACTACTGGGCAAAATATTTTATTCAAGATTTGTCAGAAAGAGGAATTATCAAAGGATTTCCCGATGGCAGTTTTCGCCCGGATGCACCGGTAACACGGGCTGAATTCGCGGCAATGATCCGTTCTGTGAAAAAGGCAAAAACCCGCGCTGCTGTAAGGTTTGCCGATGTTCCGTCTAATTTTTGGGCAAGCGGGGCGATCGCAGAAGCTTACGAAATGGGATGGATGTCTGGCTATCCCGGCAATGTTTTCAGGCCGACACAGCAGATTCCTCGCGTTCAAGTTGTAGTCGCTTTGAATAACGGCATGGGCTATGAGCCTAAGTGCGATTTTCAAGATGTTCTCAGCTACTATAATGATGCGGGTGAGATTCAAAGTTATGCTGTTAAAAGCGTTGCTGCTGCTACTGAAAAACAGTTGGTTGTCAGCTATCCCAGTCCTAAATCTCTCAAACCCAACAAGTCAGCAACGCGAGCTGAAGTAGCTGCTTTTATCTATCAAACATTAGTGAGTACCAATCAAGCAAGAGCAATTAATTCTCCTTACATTGCTAAGATTGATGTTAGCGAATCTGTTGCTGTGCAAATTCCCAGGGGGGTGACTATCCCCATTGAGTACACAAAAGGCAAGATTTTGCTCGGCCCCAATGACAAGTCTCCGATTACGCTGACTGTAGCTGCGGATATCACGGGGGATAATGGCCAAGTGCTGATACCCGAAGGCTCGAAAATTAGCGGCGAATTGCGATCGACTGCTTCGGGCGTTCAGTTTGTGGCTCAAGAATTAAGCATCATCAACGGCAGCAGAGTGCCTCTCAATGCCACTTCGCAAGTGATTACTAAGAAAGAAACTGTTACCAAGGGCGTTAATGTTGGTAATCTGGTTAAGAATACGGCGTTGGGTGCAGCAGCAGCGGCGGCCATCGCAGGTGTTACGGGCGATCGGGCGATCGCGACTGAAGAGGTGCTCGGCGGTGCGGGAATCGGGACTTTGATCGGAGTGTTTTTGGGTCGAGATAAAGTCGATTTGTATGCTGTTAATCCTGACACCGATTTAGATTTGCTTTTGAATTCCGATTTGGTAGTTGGTACTGCCAGCACAGACATTTGTAGCGCTCGATAG
- a CDS encoding DUF262 domain-containing protein yields the protein MAKSSKNAPVSLDALIPRDAFEIKDQQERNMGRSILTIGIRDLEQSSFFYPFLRKPDFQRETNEWDAEKICEFIESFLDGDLIPAVILWRGSSHYFVVDGSHRLSSLLAWINDDYGDGKISKQFYDGNITDEQKEAAKETRKLIKEKIGAYKDYQSLTSQAGQVNPKMLERTRNLGASAISLQWVEGDAMKAEESFFKINQKAAPISETEMRLLQARKTPNGVAARAIVRSGNGHKYWSDFSEEKQDEIETVAQEIHQLIFQPKLSNPIKTLDVPIVGNLSSSDKLELILEFINIVNNISTDNQLGEDSTGDQTIELLKQCKKVAQRINSSDPSSLGLHPLVYFYTQQGKPKIGSFYGVVSLILHLQETKSWSKLIKVRKDFEWVIWNYDMVPQLVAKKSDALQARELVRDFYLEVINKLSGGIDKKNVITEIRSGDKRFATLKIPKKADTGEIQSKEFSRETKASAFIREALPGWPVCKICGGYLPSRFNSIDHITRKADGGLGTLKNAQLTHPYCNTTYKN from the coding sequence ATGGCCAAATCATCCAAAAATGCTCCAGTTAGTCTAGATGCACTTATTCCCCGAGACGCATTTGAAATTAAAGATCAGCAAGAACGCAATATGGGAAGAAGTATCCTCACTATAGGTATTCGCGATCTAGAACAAAGTTCTTTCTTCTATCCGTTTTTGCGAAAACCGGATTTTCAAAGAGAAACTAATGAATGGGATGCCGAAAAAATATGCGAGTTTATTGAAAGTTTTTTAGATGGAGATTTAATCCCCGCAGTTATTCTTTGGCGAGGTAGTAGCCACTATTTTGTCGTTGATGGTTCTCATCGACTGAGTTCGTTACTTGCTTGGATTAATGATGATTATGGCGATGGTAAGATTTCTAAACAATTTTATGACGGCAACATCACTGACGAACAGAAAGAGGCCGCCAAAGAAACTCGCAAACTAATTAAAGAGAAAATAGGAGCTTACAAAGATTATCAATCATTGACTTCACAAGCAGGCCAAGTTAATCCTAAAATGCTGGAAAGAACCAGGAACTTAGGGGCCTCAGCGATTTCACTTCAATGGGTTGAAGGTGATGCTATGAAAGCGGAGGAATCTTTTTTCAAAATCAACCAGAAAGCAGCCCCGATTAGCGAGACTGAGATGAGGTTGCTACAAGCACGTAAAACACCCAATGGTGTAGCGGCGCGTGCGATCGTGAGAAGTGGTAATGGTCATAAATATTGGTCGGATTTCTCTGAAGAAAAACAGGATGAGATTGAAACAGTAGCGCAAGAAATACACCAACTTATATTTCAGCCCAAACTTTCAAATCCCATTAAAACATTAGATGTACCAATTGTGGGCAATCTTTCATCTTCGGATAAGCTGGAATTGATTTTAGAATTTATAAATATTGTCAATAACATATCAACCGATAATCAGTTGGGAGAAGATTCAACAGGCGATCAAACTATTGAGCTACTAAAGCAGTGCAAAAAAGTGGCTCAAAGAATTAATAGCAGCGATCCTTCATCTCTCGGTTTACATCCACTGGTATACTTTTATACTCAACAAGGAAAGCCAAAAATTGGTTCCTTTTATGGGGTGGTCAGTTTAATTTTACATTTACAAGAGACTAAATCCTGGTCTAAATTGATAAAGGTAAGAAAAGACTTTGAATGGGTAATTTGGAATTATGATATGGTTCCACAACTTGTTGCCAAGAAGAGTGACGCATTACAAGCTAGAGAGCTAGTGAGAGACTTCTACTTAGAAGTCATTAATAAGTTGTCAGGAGGTATAGATAAAAAGAATGTTATCACAGAAATAAGATCGGGCGATAAAAGATTTGCGACTCTGAAAATTCCAAAGAAAGCCGACACAGGTGAAATTCAGAGTAAAGAATTTTCTAGAGAAACCAAAGCATCTGCGTTTATCAGAGAGGCTCTACCAGGCTGGCCAGTTTGTAAAATTTGTGGAGGGTATCTGCCTAGCCGATTTAACAGTATCGACCATATTACAAGAAAAGCTGATGGGGGTTTAGGAACTTTAAAAAACGCACAATTAACTCACCCATACTGCAATACTACCTATAAAAATTGA